The following proteins are co-located in the Natator depressus isolate rNatDep1 chromosome 4, rNatDep2.hap1, whole genome shotgun sequence genome:
- the APELA gene encoding apelin receptor early endogenous ligand produces the protein MRFQQLLYIIFFLMMSLLLINGQRPANLALRRKLHRHNCSHRRCMPLHSRVPFP, from the exons ATGAGATTCCAACAGCTCCTTTACATCATATTTTTTCTCATGATGAGTCTTCTCCTTATCAATGGACAGAGGCCAG CTAACCTGGCCCTGCGCAGAAAGCTGCACAGACACAACTGCTCCCACAGGAGATGTATGCCTCTCCACTCCAGAGTGCCCTTCCCCTGA